A genomic window from Chitinophaga pollutisoli includes:
- the dusB gene encoding tRNA dihydrouridine synthase DusB, which produces MVKIGDIELGEFPLLLAPMEDVSDPPFRAVCKREGADLMYSEFISSEGLIRDAIKSRMKLDIFEFERPVGIQIFGGDEEPMAMAAQIVEAANPDLLDINFGCPVKKVTCKGAGAGILKDIPKMVRLTEAVVKATKLPVTVKTRLGWDDDTKNIEEVAERLQDVGIKALTIHGRTRTQMYKGHADWTLIGKVKHNPRIQIPIFGNGDICTPEQAVAAREKYGVDGVMIGRAAIGYPWIFNEIKHYMRTGRHLPPPTVAERVDVCKEHLRRSIQWKGEVVGILEMRRHYTNYLKGLPHIKEFRSQLVTCNTAEGIEAVLDAVAYQYKDHIFERTMAPLAGIEATANLPERELTCDVPD; this is translated from the coding sequence ATGGTGAAAATTGGAGATATAGAACTGGGTGAATTTCCGCTTTTGCTGGCGCCCATGGAAGATGTTAGCGATCCGCCGTTCAGGGCGGTGTGCAAACGCGAAGGGGCCGACCTCATGTATTCGGAATTCATTTCCTCGGAAGGCCTCATCCGCGACGCCATTAAAAGCCGCATGAAACTCGACATTTTCGAGTTCGAGCGCCCCGTCGGCATCCAGATTTTCGGGGGCGACGAAGAGCCCATGGCCATGGCCGCCCAGATCGTGGAAGCCGCCAACCCTGACCTGCTCGACATCAATTTCGGCTGCCCCGTTAAAAAAGTCACCTGCAAAGGCGCCGGCGCCGGCATCCTCAAAGATATCCCCAAGATGGTCCGCCTCACGGAAGCCGTCGTAAAGGCCACAAAACTACCCGTTACCGTCAAAACCCGCCTCGGGTGGGACGACGACACCAAAAACATCGAAGAAGTCGCCGAAAGGCTCCAGGACGTCGGCATCAAAGCCCTCACCATCCACGGGCGCACCCGTACGCAGATGTACAAGGGGCATGCCGACTGGACGCTTATCGGTAAAGTCAAGCATAACCCCCGGATCCAGATCCCCATCTTCGGCAACGGCGACATCTGCACGCCCGAACAGGCGGTTGCCGCCAGGGAGAAATATGGGGTAGATGGGGTGATGATCGGCCGCGCGGCCATCGGTTACCCCTGGATATTCAACGAGATCAAACATTACATGCGCACCGGCCGCCACCTGCCGCCGCCTACCGTTGCCGAGCGGGTAGACGTCTGCAAGGAGCACCTCCGCCGCTCTATCCAATGGAAAGGTGAAGTAGTCGGCATCCTCGAAATGAGACGGCATTACACGAATTACCTGAAGGGCCTGCCCCATATCAAGGAATTCCGTTCACAATTAGTAACTTGCAATACAGCGGAAGGGATCGAAGCGGTCCTTGATGCCGTAGCATATCAGTACAAAGATCATATATTTGAGCGGACGATGGCCCCATTGGCTGGCATAGAAGCAACAGCAAACCTTCCGGAAAGAGAACTGACATGTGACGTTCCGGACTGA
- a CDS encoding CPBP family intramembrane glutamic endopeptidase has protein sequence MMDFIRKASPFGQLAILLGLMSVCFMGYGLIMTGVFPAISGGYTMMQSQDPAVMAIPSVAAALRISQFLYTFTVFLLPGALFALAMERPAHYLGLNKGLPFLQLILSLLVLLCSLQLVGASADWNKMVGLPQSFHDMEKMAEKQTKALLQMPNSWALIRNLFLMALMPAIAEEVFFRGCLQRVIHKQVRNGWVAVIITALIFSAIHLQFVTFLPRVVLGFVIGAVFLVTGNLWMAIAAHFLNNGMQVVLFYLYQNKLISKDPAAEEAVPFYLAIFSAVITGLLIWRLAQRARQNGYNWRTAEVEAKN, from the coding sequence ATGATGGACTTTATACGGAAAGCTTCCCCGTTCGGGCAACTGGCGATTTTATTGGGACTGATGTCGGTATGCTTCATGGGATACGGGCTTATCATGACCGGGGTGTTCCCGGCTATCAGCGGAGGCTATACGATGATGCAATCGCAGGACCCCGCCGTGATGGCGATCCCTTCTGTAGCCGCGGCCCTTCGTATATCGCAGTTTTTGTATACGTTCACGGTGTTCCTGCTCCCGGGGGCTTTGTTTGCCCTGGCGATGGAGCGCCCGGCGCATTACCTGGGCCTGAACAAAGGGCTTCCCTTCCTCCAGCTTATTTTGTCGCTGCTCGTGCTCCTTTGCTCCCTGCAACTCGTTGGAGCGTCAGCCGACTGGAACAAAATGGTGGGGCTGCCGCAATCTTTCCACGACATGGAGAAGATGGCGGAAAAGCAGACCAAAGCCCTGTTGCAGATGCCCAACAGCTGGGCCCTGATCCGCAACCTGTTCCTCATGGCGCTCATGCCCGCTATCGCCGAGGAGGTATTTTTCCGGGGATGCCTGCAACGGGTAATACACAAACAAGTGCGCAACGGCTGGGTGGCCGTGATCATCACCGCCCTCATCTTTTCCGCTATCCACCTTCAATTTGTAACCTTCCTGCCCCGTGTGGTGCTGGGCTTCGTGATCGGCGCGGTGTTCCTCGTAACGGGGAACCTCTGGATGGCCATCGCGGCGCATTTCCTGAACAACGGCATGCAGGTGGTATTGTTTTATCTTTACCAGAACAAACTCATCAGCAAAGACCCCGCCGCCGAAGAAGCGGTGCCGTTCTACCTTGCCATATTCAGCGCCGTGATCACGGGGCTCCTCATCTGGAGGCTCGCGCAACGCGCCCGGCAAAACGGCTATAACTGGCGGACGGCGGAGGTCGAGGCAAAAAACTGA
- a CDS encoding putative signal transducing protein: MEKDWVKVYASNIAYESEIIRGMLVENGIEAVIVPRQDSSFVTMLPGMDEVYVHNSNEAQAKQLIAESRPEPGTTE; the protein is encoded by the coding sequence ATGGAAAAAGACTGGGTAAAAGTGTACGCGAGCAACATCGCCTACGAATCCGAAATCATCCGCGGCATGCTCGTGGAAAACGGCATTGAAGCAGTGATCGTTCCGCGGCAAGACTCCTCCTTCGTGACCATGCTGCCGGGTATGGACGAAGTATATGTGCACAATTCCAACGAGGCACAGGCCAAACAGCTCATCGCCGAAAGCCGTCCCGAACCCGGAACAACGGAATAA